A stretch of the Porifericola rhodea genome encodes the following:
- a CDS encoding purine nucleoside permease has translation MKYILLAIAAIVLWGCAPGETTPAQPTEEKIPVKVVVLAMFELGEATGDRPGEFQYWAERLPLDSVISFPQGYRDLRYNADKQVLGMVTGIGTARAAASVMALGLDERFDFSNTYWLVAGIAGVDPQDASVGSAAWAEWVIDGDLSHEIDAREIPDDWQTGYVPLRSATPYEQPLPEDNEGAAFQLNPSLVEWAYQLTKDTPLDDNENITNFRALYKGHPNAQRPPFVLKGDQLAAMTYWHGKLMNQWANDWTDYWTQGEGNFVTSAMEDTGTLTSLSFLSKANKVDLDRVMVLRTASNYTMQYEGISAAESLSGEKLKGKGYTAFLPSLEAAYKVGSQVVNEISDNWDKYQNEIPQP, from the coding sequence ATGAAATATATTTTACTCGCAATAGCAGCAATTGTGCTATGGGGATGTGCTCCCGGCGAAACCACTCCCGCACAACCCACAGAAGAAAAAATACCTGTAAAAGTGGTAGTTCTGGCTATGTTTGAACTGGGTGAAGCTACCGGAGACCGCCCCGGTGAGTTTCAGTATTGGGCAGAGCGCCTGCCCTTAGATAGTGTTATCTCTTTTCCCCAGGGCTATCGTGACCTGCGATATAATGCAGATAAGCAGGTACTGGGTATGGTTACCGGTATAGGTACCGCCAGGGCTGCAGCCTCAGTAATGGCTCTCGGTCTGGATGAACGCTTTGACTTTAGTAACACCTACTGGCTGGTAGCAGGCATCGCGGGCGTTGACCCTCAGGATGCCTCAGTAGGTTCGGCAGCATGGGCCGAATGGGTAATTGATGGTGACCTATCTCATGAGATTGATGCGCGAGAGATCCCCGACGACTGGCAAACAGGATATGTGCCTTTGCGTTCCGCTACCCCTTATGAGCAGCCCCTACCGGAAGATAATGAAGGAGCTGCCTTTCAGCTGAACCCCAGTCTGGTAGAGTGGGCTTATCAGCTAACCAAAGATACTCCCCTGGACGATAACGAAAATATTACCAACTTCAGAGCACTGTACAAAGGACACCCAAATGCGCAAAGACCTCCTTTTGTACTCAAAGGTGACCAACTGGCGGCCATGACTTACTGGCATGGCAAACTCATGAACCAGTGGGCTAATGACTGGACAGACTACTGGACACAGGGCGAAGGCAACTTTGTTACTTCAGCTATGGAAGATACCGGTACACTTACTTCTTTGAGCTTTCTCTCAAAGGCGAATAAGGTAGACCTTGACAGAGTGATGGTATTACGTACCGCCAGCAACTATACCATGCAGTACGAAGGCATAAGTGCTGCTGAAAGCCTGAGTGGAGAGAAGCTGAAAGGCAAAGGGTATACAGCTTTTCTACCATCTCTGGAGGCAGCATATAAAGTAGGAAGCCAGGTAGTTAATGAAATAAGTGACAACTGGGATAAATATCAGAACGAAATACCTCAGCCCTAA
- a CDS encoding NCS2 family permease: MSFFRLRENQTHFKQEVIAGLTTFSTMAYIVFVNPAILAETGMDFQSVMIATCLAGATGSLLTGLLSNYPFAQAPGMGLNAFFVYAVVFQSGYSWQGALAIVFISGLVFILLTATGLRSAIAHALPACILHAIPAGIGLFITLIGLNNAQIIDINQGPIIDIILSNDLSNQQALVDQVQSAPPQILEFGDLSNPSVILAILGFVLMSILMIRGFKGAILISIASITLLSVALGITSLPESAISLSLDLSPTFMQLDFAELFQGSDTSWLTRIMDILLILVAFTMVDLFDTLGTLYGTAEKGGFLDKNGKLPRMNRALMADAIATTFGSLLGTSTTTTYIESGTGIAAGGRTGLTAIVVATLFLLCIFLSPLAGLIPASATSPALIMVGVLMLGSVKKINFNQLEEAVPAFLVIVLMPFTYSIANGIGGGLVVYSIIKIAKGEFRTLNPVVLIISLLFVLKFILT, from the coding sequence ATGAGCTTTTTCCGTTTGCGCGAAAACCAGACTCACTTTAAGCAGGAGGTGATCGCCGGCCTCACCACTTTTTCTACAATGGCTTATATCGTCTTTGTAAATCCTGCGATACTGGCAGAAACCGGTATGGATTTTCAGAGTGTAATGATCGCCACCTGCCTGGCCGGGGCCACAGGCTCATTGCTTACCGGGCTGCTCTCTAATTATCCTTTTGCACAGGCACCGGGTATGGGGCTCAATGCTTTTTTTGTTTATGCGGTGGTTTTTCAGTCTGGCTACAGCTGGCAAGGAGCGCTGGCGATTGTATTTATCTCAGGACTGGTGTTTATTCTGCTTACTGCCACCGGCTTACGCTCCGCGATCGCCCATGCCCTTCCCGCCTGTATTCTTCATGCCATACCTGCAGGTATAGGTCTGTTTATCACCCTTATCGGTCTTAATAATGCCCAGATCATTGACATCAACCAGGGGCCTATCATAGATATCATACTTTCTAATGACCTAAGCAACCAGCAGGCATTGGTAGATCAGGTGCAGAGTGCGCCCCCACAGATTTTAGAGTTTGGGGACCTCAGCAATCCATCAGTGATACTGGCGATACTAGGCTTTGTACTTATGTCTATCCTGATGATCAGAGGATTTAAAGGGGCCATCCTTATCAGCATAGCTTCCATTACCCTGCTTAGTGTAGCCCTGGGCATTACCAGCTTACCGGAAAGTGCCATCTCTCTAAGCCTGGACCTTAGTCCTACTTTTATGCAGCTAGACTTCGCTGAGCTTTTTCAGGGTAGCGACACCTCCTGGCTTACCAGAATCATGGACATCTTACTAATTCTGGTAGCTTTTACTATGGTAGACCTCTTTGATACTTTAGGCACCCTCTACGGCACCGCGGAAAAAGGAGGCTTTCTGGATAAAAATGGTAAACTGCCACGCATGAATCGCGCACTGATGGCAGACGCTATCGCTACTACTTTTGGCTCACTATTAGGCACTTCTACCACGACCACCTACATAGAAAGCGGCACCGGTATTGCCGCTGGTGGCCGTACAGGACTTACCGCCATAGTAGTAGCCACACTCTTTCTGTTGTGTATCTTTCTTTCTCCTCTGGCAGGTCTTATTCCTGCATCTGCCACCTCTCCCGCACTTATTATGGTAGGGGTGCTTATGCTGGGCTCAGTTAAAAAAATTAATTTTAATCAGTTGGAAGAGGCCGTTCCTGCATTTTTAGTAATCGTGCTTATGCCCTTTACCTATAGTATTGCTAATGGTATAGGAGGCGGACTCGTAGTATATTCTATCATAAAAATAGCTAAAGGTGAATTTCGTACACTCAACCCGGTTGTACTGATCATCTCCTTACTTTTTGTTCTTAAGTTTATCCTGACCTGA
- a CDS encoding TonB-dependent receptor, with the protein MRKILLFLSFLALGCFAISQQVRAQGATTARISGLVTSAGEVLPGATILAVHEPTGAEYGTVTNLEGRFTLNNLNVGGPYTITANYVGYQPSVSEYIYLSLGQTLDLQVDLEESSLELEEVVISSGGVFDGNRTGSETNIDEETISNMPSVERGLNDFTRLTPQALVGNSAAVNSGGISFAGINNRFNAIFIDGAVNNDVFGLANSGTNGGQAGISPISPDALEQIQVVLAPYDVTLGGFAGGGINAVTRSGTNELEGSAYGFLRNENLSGKTPTDNPEIERVKLAPFQVRTYGFRLGGPIIKNKLFFFTNVEIEEREEPRPFVPEDYVGNASVQDMEDVRNRLIDVYDYDPGDFLNNQQTTDGTKLLLKFDWNISRNHKLSARHSYVKAETNIFPRPGNTNVYYANAGYIFPSTTNSSALELKSNFGQSASNNLIFGYTRVRDDRDIAGDPFPSIVMQDGAAQVVAGTDNFSYSNIVFQDVFTLTNNFNLYKGKHTFTFGTHNEFFKIQNLFSIYSTPQYQYSFNGVERFLNGENPDRVLFGHEQLADGQSEIRLGDDASNLGPTFNALQLAFYAQDEYQASNNFKLTLGLRVDVPIFLEDPPLENTEFNSTTVPLLEQYNDLQGARASNTPNTQLLWSPRVGFNWDVKGDKSTQLRGGVGIFTSRVPWVWPGGMYIRNGLNSSLYVNGGVPIYGDPEEWKANLINPTSPSGDVDLFVEDFKYPQVFRTSAAVDQKLFWNMVGSLELLYTKTLNNYNVRSINLKPSTQNLAGPDNRPIFNKQDLVDPTYTNISLVDNTNQGYSWNITAQLNKSFHYGFNGGLAYSFTQAESIQDGSGFINYNNWDNIISVDGKNNPTLSRSQFSAGSRVTTFLNYRKEYLGFAATSVSLFYSGQSGQPYTYVYNDNDNLTFQSTNSTSNIPIYVPVDQSEILLVDQLDGTGNVIKSATEQWQELDAFIENDDYLSTRRGQYAERNESRTPFENILDIKIAQEFFVRTASGKNHTLEVSLDVFNFTNLINKDWGRRYFVNDNTFPLINFEGFVVDNNNDVTNIPAFTFDDPGEPASVVQSGIYSARWSAQLGLRYTF; encoded by the coding sequence ATGCGTAAAATTTTACTGTTCCTTAGCTTTTTGGCTTTAGGCTGCTTTGCTATTTCTCAGCAGGTCCGGGCACAGGGAGCTACTACTGCCCGAATTTCCGGTCTGGTAACTTCTGCAGGAGAAGTACTGCCGGGAGCCACCATTCTGGCGGTACACGAACCTACGGGTGCCGAGTATGGCACAGTGACTAATCTGGAAGGCCGTTTTACTCTGAACAATCTGAATGTAGGAGGGCCTTATACCATTACAGCCAATTACGTAGGATACCAGCCCTCGGTGAGTGAGTATATCTATCTTAGCTTGGGGCAAACCCTTGATTTGCAGGTAGACCTGGAAGAGTCTTCTCTGGAGCTTGAAGAGGTAGTAATAAGTTCAGGAGGGGTATTTGATGGTAACCGTACCGGTAGTGAGACTAATATAGATGAAGAGACTATTTCTAATATGCCATCCGTAGAGCGTGGCCTAAATGACTTTACACGTCTCACCCCACAGGCATTGGTAGGCAATTCAGCAGCAGTTAACAGTGGGGGTATATCTTTTGCCGGTATTAATAACCGCTTTAACGCTATATTTATTGATGGAGCAGTAAACAATGATGTATTTGGGTTGGCTAATTCAGGCACCAATGGAGGGCAGGCAGGTATTTCGCCTATTAGCCCCGATGCGCTGGAGCAAATACAGGTGGTGCTTGCACCTTATGATGTAACCCTGGGAGGCTTTGCCGGTGGTGGTATCAATGCAGTAACTCGTAGTGGTACAAATGAACTTGAAGGCTCCGCATATGGGTTCTTAAGAAACGAAAATCTTAGTGGCAAAACGCCTACCGATAATCCTGAGATAGAACGCGTGAAGCTGGCTCCTTTTCAGGTAAGAACTTATGGATTTCGCCTGGGAGGTCCTATTATCAAGAATAAACTGTTCTTCTTTACCAATGTAGAGATAGAAGAAAGAGAAGAGCCTCGCCCATTTGTTCCTGAAGATTATGTAGGTAATGCTTCGGTGCAGGATATGGAAGATGTGCGTAATCGCCTGATTGATGTTTACGATTATGATCCCGGAGATTTTCTGAACAACCAACAAACCACTGATGGTACCAAGCTGCTATTAAAATTTGACTGGAATATCAGTCGTAATCACAAACTATCAGCCCGCCACTCGTATGTAAAGGCAGAAACAAATATTTTTCCTCGTCCGGGCAATACCAATGTTTACTATGCTAATGCCGGATATATATTCCCTTCTACCACCAACTCCTCTGCTCTGGAGCTAAAGAGTAATTTTGGTCAGTCTGCCTCTAACAATTTAATTTTTGGCTACACCCGTGTGCGAGACGACAGAGATATAGCGGGCGACCCTTTTCCCAGTATTGTAATGCAGGATGGCGCTGCCCAGGTAGTTGCCGGAACAGATAATTTCTCTTATTCCAATATCGTTTTTCAGGATGTATTTACGCTGACCAACAACTTCAATCTGTATAAGGGTAAGCATACCTTTACTTTTGGTACCCATAATGAGTTTTTCAAGATTCAGAACCTGTTTAGTATCTACTCTACACCTCAGTATCAGTACTCCTTTAATGGTGTGGAGCGCTTCCTGAATGGGGAGAACCCTGACCGGGTACTCTTCGGACATGAGCAGCTGGCAGATGGGCAGTCGGAGATTCGCCTGGGTGATGATGCCAGTAATCTCGGTCCTACATTTAATGCTTTGCAGCTAGCCTTCTATGCTCAGGATGAGTATCAGGCTAGTAATAACTTTAAGCTGACATTAGGCTTACGGGTAGATGTGCCTATCTTTCTGGAGGATCCACCATTAGAGAATACAGAATTTAATTCTACAACAGTACCATTGCTAGAGCAGTATAATGATCTACAGGGAGCAAGGGCCAGCAATACCCCCAATACGCAGTTGTTATGGAGCCCCCGTGTAGGTTTTAACTGGGATGTTAAAGGTGATAAAAGTACCCAACTAAGAGGAGGTGTAGGCATCTTTACGAGTCGTGTGCCCTGGGTATGGCCCGGAGGTATGTACATCCGTAACGGGCTTAATAGTAGCCTTTACGTCAATGGGGGAGTGCCAATCTATGGTGACCCGGAAGAATGGAAAGCCAATCTGATTAATCCTACCAGTCCTTCTGGTGATGTAGATTTGTTTGTAGAGGATTTTAAATATCCGCAGGTTTTTCGTACCAGCGCCGCAGTAGACCAGAAGCTATTCTGGAATATGGTAGGCTCTCTGGAGCTGCTTTATACCAAAACGCTAAATAATTATAATGTAAGAAGTATCAACCTGAAACCTTCTACACAAAACCTGGCGGGTCCTGACAACAGGCCTATATTCAACAAACAGGATTTGGTTGACCCTACTTACACTAACATCTCTCTGGTAGATAATACCAACCAGGGCTATAGCTGGAATATTACAGCCCAACTGAATAAGTCTTTTCATTATGGTTTTAATGGTGGGTTAGCCTATTCATTTACTCAGGCTGAGTCTATACAGGATGGTTCCGGCTTTATTAATTATAACAACTGGGATAATATCATTAGCGTGGATGGAAAGAATAACCCGACACTTTCTCGCTCTCAGTTCAGTGCAGGTTCACGCGTGACGACTTTCCTTAATTACCGTAAGGAATATCTGGGTTTTGCGGCTACCTCAGTCTCTCTATTTTACAGCGGACAATCTGGACAGCCCTATACTTACGTGTATAATGACAATGATAACCTGACTTTCCAGTCTACTAACAGTACTAGTAATATCCCCATTTATGTACCTGTAGACCAGAGTGAGATACTACTGGTAGATCAGCTGGATGGTACTGGCAATGTGATCAAATCAGCCACCGAGCAGTGGCAGGAACTTGATGCTTTTATAGAAAATGATGATTACCTCAGTACCCGAAGAGGACAGTATGCCGAAAGAAATGAGTCGCGTACGCCCTTTGAAAATATACTGGATATTAAAATTGCTCAGGAATTCTTCGTAAGAACTGCTAGTGGCAAAAACCATACGCTGGAAGTAAGCCTGGATGTTTTCAACTTTACTAATCTCATTAACAAAGACTGGGGAAGAAGGTATTTTGTGAATGACAATACTTTCCCTCTCATCAACTTTGAAGGTTTTGTGGTAGATAATAATAATGATGTAACTAATATTCCGGCATTTACATTTGATGATCCGGGAGAGCCGGCAAGTGTAGTACAATCAGGCATTTATAGTGCCCGCTGGAGTGCACAGCTAGGCTTGCGCTATACGTTCTAA
- a CDS encoding ThuA domain-containing protein, producing the protein MFKKVLKLSLLILLALICLAALGVGAFVYKARYGFNFYETKPPTLPAKLEQPSLLLFSKTNGFRHGEAIEASIPAIQAIAKENNWFVFTTDNGAVFNETDLAKFEVVIWNNVSGKVLNPEQRTSFRQYLESGGGFVGIHAAGDNSHQWEWYENEVIGAHFSHHPLNPQIQEAVLSLEKSQDNQSLRQHLPDQWKHADEWYMFFDNPKANGCQVLYALDESNIVTSGNISFMVTDKDWGMGNDHPIAWYKTVGEGKAFYSALGHHAEVFQTKQHHQMMENAIRWAGDI; encoded by the coding sequence ATGTTTAAGAAAGTCCTTAAGCTTAGCCTGCTCATACTACTGGCTCTCATATGCCTTGCGGCTCTGGGAGTGGGTGCTTTTGTATACAAAGCTCGTTATGGCTTTAACTTTTACGAAACCAAACCACCCACTCTACCCGCTAAGCTTGAACAGCCTTCCCTTCTCCTTTTCTCTAAGACCAATGGCTTTAGGCATGGCGAAGCCATAGAAGCTTCTATTCCGGCTATACAAGCGATAGCAAAAGAAAACAATTGGTTCGTATTTACTACTGATAACGGGGCCGTATTTAATGAGACCGACTTAGCTAAATTTGAGGTAGTTATCTGGAATAATGTAAGTGGTAAAGTACTTAACCCTGAGCAAAGAACTTCCTTTCGTCAGTATCTGGAAAGTGGAGGTGGTTTTGTAGGAATACACGCTGCCGGAGACAATTCGCACCAATGGGAATGGTACGAAAATGAGGTAATCGGTGCTCACTTTTCTCATCACCCTTTAAACCCACAGATACAGGAAGCGGTACTCTCGCTTGAAAAAAGTCAAGACAACCAAAGCTTGCGACAGCATCTGCCAGACCAATGGAAGCATGCGGACGAATGGTATATGTTTTTTGATAACCCCAAAGCTAATGGCTGCCAGGTTCTTTATGCTCTGGACGAATCAAATATTGTTACCAGTGGCAACATTAGTTTTATGGTGACTGATAAAGACTGGGGAATGGGCAATGATCACCCGATTGCCTGGTATAAAACTGTAGGAGAAGGGAAAGCTTTCTACTCAGCACTAGGTCATCACGCGGAAGTGTTTCAAACGAAGCAACATCATCAGATGATGGAAAATGCTATTCGCTGGGCAGGAGACATATAA
- a CDS encoding ThuA domain-containing protein, whose amino-acid sequence MKKIITALSSLVLSLLFVHTIAFSIHAQTSKVLVFSKTAAFRHNSIETGIEAIRKLGEQHNFSIKATEDASVFTTDKLEDYAAIIFLNTTGDVLNDEEQMKMEEYIQSDGGYVGIHAAADTEYEWSWYGKLVGAYFNGHPGNPNVREATLNVLNHEHLSTEGLPANWQRKDEWYNYKDINEQNEVLIKIDESTYEGGTNGDNHPMAWYKEYDGGRAFYTGGGHTKETYAEPLFLQHLLGGIQYAMGISSSKAGK is encoded by the coding sequence ATGAAAAAGATAATAACAGCACTGAGCAGTTTAGTGCTTTCCCTTTTGTTTGTACACACCATAGCCTTTAGTATTCATGCCCAAACTTCTAAAGTGCTGGTGTTTTCCAAAACAGCTGCCTTCAGGCACAACTCCATTGAAACAGGTATAGAGGCTATCCGAAAATTAGGCGAACAGCACAACTTTAGTATTAAGGCTACTGAAGACGCCTCTGTTTTTACTACAGATAAGCTGGAAGACTATGCTGCCATTATCTTTCTAAATACTACCGGAGATGTGCTGAACGATGAAGAGCAAATGAAGATGGAGGAGTACATACAGTCTGATGGTGGCTATGTAGGCATACACGCGGCCGCTGATACTGAATACGAATGGTCCTGGTACGGCAAATTAGTAGGAGCTTACTTCAACGGCCATCCGGGCAACCCAAACGTACGCGAAGCAACATTAAATGTACTCAACCATGAGCACCTTTCTACTGAAGGCCTCCCTGCAAACTGGCAACGTAAAGACGAGTGGTACAACTATAAAGACATAAATGAGCAAAACGAAGTCCTCATCAAAATTGACGAATCTACTTACGAAGGTGGAACCAATGGAGATAACCACCCTATGGCATGGTATAAGGAATATGATGGCGGAAGAGCATTTTACACCGGGGGTGGGCACACCAAAGAAACCTATGCGGAGCCTTTGTTCCTTCAACATCTTTTAGGTGGCATACAGTATGCTATGGGTATTAGCTCCAGCAAGGCTGGCAAATAG
- a CDS encoding OmpA family protein translates to MRVRSLFIILGLVFLQLTAVYAQSNYAYKRAYKLYYKYAFANAIEAYSDIYRESPADSICIRIAECYTKLNQPQHTANWYAKVKHTDTLSADHYLAYGRALESLGQYADALLWYQKCARANPDDSRIPYKIKGIEQQETYFKDSARLKISNLNVNTRAYEFAPAYFQKGIVFASSRPREGRSASNYKWDNTPFLDIYYAPYYRGGRFMELIPFDNAINSSMHEGAMSFNNNYTRIIFTRNNYFEHKKGRSEQRVNKLKMYMAERDSDNKEDKPPYSWKNIEEFPFNSDQYSVGDPSSNASFTQIIFTSDMPGSLGGTDLFVTYYKHGQWSTPENLGPDFNTEGNERTPFLHEDGRIFFASDGRDGLGGLDIYVATPTNNGYTVRNMGYPINSPRDDFGLIIDKAAKSGYFSSNREESLGLDDIYAFSIQEIPEAEKQEIQLNVCIEVREKDTDSLMANVSVHMMNVEAGSSRTFTTDENGQLCTQLRPEQEYVIKAEKATFLSDCFRMQTQYAEHTDLKAAHPLYLEKLKVEQKFTYENVYFDLDDFSIREDAAAELDKIVAFIKSHPGILVELSSHTDSRATNMYNEALSLKRAKSSREYIISQGIAPEVITAKGYGEYMLVNDCNDGVPCTEEQHQQNRRTEIRITGIQKSNKAQTKAAPLDPKKDYTEDCTEVPLIPQSQISYK, encoded by the coding sequence ATGCGAGTACGATCACTATTCATTATTCTGGGTTTAGTTTTTTTACAGCTTACAGCAGTGTACGCGCAAAGTAATTATGCGTACAAAAGAGCTTATAAGCTATACTACAAATACGCTTTTGCCAATGCTATTGAAGCTTATAGCGACATTTACCGGGAGTCCCCGGCAGATAGTATCTGTATAAGAATTGCAGAATGCTATACCAAGCTTAACCAGCCTCAGCATACCGCTAACTGGTATGCCAAAGTAAAACATACTGATACACTTAGTGCGGATCATTACCTTGCTTATGGCCGTGCTTTAGAAAGCCTGGGTCAGTATGCAGATGCATTACTATGGTATCAGAAATGTGCCCGAGCTAATCCTGATGACTCACGTATACCGTACAAAATAAAGGGTATAGAACAGCAGGAAACATACTTTAAAGATTCTGCGCGATTAAAAATAAGCAACCTCAACGTAAATACCCGAGCTTATGAATTTGCGCCTGCGTATTTTCAGAAAGGGATTGTATTTGCTTCATCAAGGCCACGCGAAGGAAGAAGCGCAAGTAATTACAAATGGGACAACACTCCTTTTCTGGATATCTACTACGCGCCTTATTATCGGGGAGGCCGCTTTATGGAGCTTATTCCTTTTGATAATGCTATCAATAGTAGTATGCACGAAGGGGCTATGTCCTTTAATAACAACTACACCAGAATCATCTTTACCCGTAACAATTATTTCGAACACAAAAAAGGACGCTCAGAACAAAGAGTCAATAAGCTTAAAATGTATATGGCTGAAAGAGACTCAGATAATAAAGAGGATAAGCCCCCCTACTCCTGGAAAAACATAGAAGAGTTCCCCTTCAACAGTGATCAATACTCTGTAGGTGACCCTAGTAGCAACGCATCCTTTACTCAAATTATCTTTACTTCTGACATGCCCGGCAGCCTGGGTGGTACTGATCTTTTTGTGACTTACTATAAACACGGTCAGTGGTCTACTCCAGAAAATTTGGGGCCTGATTTTAATACTGAGGGCAACGAGCGTACTCCCTTTCTACACGAAGATGGGCGCATATTTTTTGCTTCTGATGGAAGGGATGGACTGGGTGGATTAGATATCTATGTGGCTACGCCCACTAACAATGGCTATACCGTACGCAATATGGGCTACCCAATCAATTCACCAAGAGATGACTTTGGCCTTATTATAGACAAAGCTGCCAAGAGTGGGTATTTTTCTTCTAATCGCGAAGAAAGCCTGGGTCTTGATGATATTTATGCATTTAGTATTCAGGAAATACCTGAAGCAGAGAAGCAGGAGATCCAACTAAATGTGTGCATAGAAGTACGTGAAAAAGACACAGATTCTTTAATGGCTAATGTTAGCGTGCATATGATGAACGTAGAGGCTGGGTCAAGCAGAACATTTACTACAGATGAAAATGGTCAGCTTTGTACACAGCTTCGCCCGGAACAGGAATATGTAATTAAAGCAGAAAAGGCCACCTTCCTTTCAGATTGCTTTCGTATGCAGACTCAATATGCTGAGCATACTGATTTAAAGGCCGCCCATCCTTTGTATCTGGAGAAGTTGAAAGTAGAACAAAAATTTACTTATGAAAATGTGTACTTTGATCTGGATGATTTCTCCATACGTGAAGATGCTGCTGCTGAACTGGACAAAATTGTAGCCTTTATTAAATCGCATCCCGGCATTTTGGTAGAGCTGAGCTCACATACCGACAGCCGGGCTACCAATATGTACAACGAGGCATTATCGCTAAAAAGAGCTAAAAGCTCCAGAGAGTACATTATTTCTCAGGGTATTGCTCCCGAAGTGATTACCGCCAAAGGTTATGGGGAATATATGCTGGTAAATGACTGTAACGATGGGGTACCCTGCACCGAAGAGCAACACCAGCAAAACCGTAGGACCGAGATCAGAATCACTGGTATCCAAAAGTCTAATAAAGCCCAAACGAAAGCAGCTCCTCTAGACCCTAAAAAAGACTATACAGAAGATTGTACTGAGGTACCGCTTATCCCACAATCCCAGATTAGCTATAAATAA
- a CDS encoding PorP/SprF family type IX secretion system membrane protein, with the protein MRISLLILAAMLLQNTILQAQQDEMFTQYMHNEVSINPAYAGSKEGVNVTALYRNQWMQMEGAPRTYTLNMHTPIPGDKVGLGLSLFHDQIGIHEQLKLFGAYSYKIKLGEERNLRLGLLAGIINFQSDFSNLTPKNSADKNFSSPSVKNLHMNFGAGVFYYMPDFYVGLSVPNIIPNTSMYEGEAFMSRQQHAYLTSAYVFELSPDIKLKPSLIYKFTYGAPMQLDLSTNVIFHDFLWTGINWRTQDSIDLLLGLQPTRQIYIGYAYDYGISSLADYHSGSHEILLSYRFSISTNRVLTPRYY; encoded by the coding sequence ATGAGAATATCTTTACTCATACTGGCAGCTATGCTGCTACAAAACACCATTCTACAGGCACAGCAAGATGAGATGTTTACACAGTATATGCATAATGAGGTAAGCATCAATCCTGCTTATGCAGGTAGCAAAGAGGGCGTTAACGTTACGGCGCTCTACCGAAATCAATGGATGCAAATGGAAGGAGCACCACGTACCTACACTCTCAATATGCATACGCCTATACCCGGAGATAAAGTGGGACTGGGCTTATCATTGTTTCATGATCAGATTGGTATACATGAACAACTTAAATTGTTTGGAGCCTACTCCTACAAAATCAAACTAGGTGAGGAACGCAACCTTCGCCTGGGTTTGCTGGCAGGTATTATTAATTTTCAGTCTGACTTTTCCAACCTGACTCCCAAAAACTCCGCTGACAAAAATTTTAGCAGCCCTTCAGTCAAAAATCTGCATATGAATTTTGGGGCCGGAGTATTCTATTATATGCCCGACTTCTATGTAGGCTTGTCAGTTCCTAATATCATCCCTAACACATCTATGTACGAAGGTGAGGCCTTTATGAGTCGTCAGCAGCATGCATACCTAACATCTGCTTATGTCTTTGAGCTTTCTCCAGACATTAAACTTAAGCCTTCTCTCATTTATAAATTTACCTACGGGGCTCCCATGCAATTAGATCTGAGTACCAACGTAATCTTTCATGATTTCCTCTGGACCGGAATAAACTGGAGAACTCAGGACTCTATAGACTTACTGCTGGGGCTACAACCCACGCGCCAGATCTATATAGGCTATGCGTATGATTATGGTATTTCCAGCTTAGCAGATTACCACAGTGGCTCTCATGAAATATTGCTCAGCTACCGTTTTAGCATTTCTACAAATCGTGTTCTAACGCCAAGATACTACTAA